In Luteimonas sp. MC1750, the following proteins share a genomic window:
- the rplX gene encoding 50S ribosomal protein L24 produces MNRIKKGDRVVVTAGKDKGKQGEVVRVLGEKVVVANVNIIKRHTKPNPQANQPGGVIEREAPIDASNVMHFNPASGKGERIGTKVLEDGRRVRVFRSSGEAIDA; encoded by the coding sequence ATGAACCGCATCAAGAAGGGTGACCGCGTCGTCGTCACCGCAGGCAAGGACAAGGGCAAGCAGGGCGAAGTCGTCCGCGTGCTCGGCGAGAAGGTTGTCGTCGCGAACGTCAACATCATCAAGCGCCACACCAAGCCCAACCCCCAGGCCAACCAGCCGGGCGGCGTGATCGAGCGCGAAGCTCCGATCGACGCTTCGAACGTGATGCACTTCAACCCTGCCTCGGGCAAGGGCGAGCGCATTGGAACCAAGGTCCTCGAGGATGGACGCCGCGTACGCGTGTTCCGCTCGAGTGGTGAGGCGATTGACGCCTGA
- the rplN gene encoding 50S ribosomal protein L14, with protein sequence MIQMQSHLTVADNSGAKEVMCIKVLGGSKRRYAGIGDIIKVSVKDAIPRGKVKKGEVYDAVVVRTRKGVRRADGSLIRFDGNAAVLLNNKQEPIGTRIFGPVTRELRSEKFMKIVSLAPEVL encoded by the coding sequence ATGATCCAGATGCAGAGCCACCTGACGGTGGCGGACAACTCCGGTGCCAAGGAAGTGATGTGCATCAAGGTGCTGGGCGGCTCGAAGCGTCGCTACGCCGGCATCGGTGACATCATCAAGGTGTCCGTCAAGGACGCCATTCCGCGCGGCAAGGTCAAGAAGGGCGAGGTCTACGACGCCGTCGTGGTGCGCACCCGCAAGGGCGTGCGTCGTGCCGATGGTTCGCTGATCCGCTTCGACGGCAACGCCGCCGTGCTGCTCAACAACAAGCAGGAGCCGATCGGCACCCGCATCTTCGGGCCCGTGACCCGCGAGCTGCGCTCCGAGAAGTTCATGAAGATCGTCTCGCTCGCACCCGAAGTGCTCTGA
- the rpsQ gene encoding 30S ribosomal protein S17, with protein MTENTEKKLRTVEGRVVSNKMDKTVTVLVERQVKHALYGKYIRRSTKLHAHDAENSCNEGDTVRVVEIAPMSKTKNWRVVEIVTRAAE; from the coding sequence ATGACCGAAAATACCGAAAAGAAGCTGCGCACGGTCGAAGGCCGCGTCGTCAGCAACAAGATGGACAAGACCGTGACGGTGCTCGTCGAGCGCCAGGTCAAGCACGCGCTGTACGGCAAGTACATCCGTCGCTCGACCAAGCTGCACGCGCACGACGCCGAGAACTCCTGCAACGAGGGCGACACCGTCCGGGTTGTGGAGATCGCGCCGATGTCCAAGACCAAGAACTGGCGCGTCGTCGAAATCGTCACGCGCGCCGCTGAATAA
- the rpmC gene encoding 50S ribosomal protein L29: MDIKELRQKSSDDLKAHLLELQKEQFSLRMQKATGQLAKTHDARRVRREIARVNALLGAKQ; the protein is encoded by the coding sequence ATGGACATCAAGGAACTCCGCCAGAAGTCTTCGGACGATCTGAAGGCGCACCTGCTCGAGCTGCAGAAGGAGCAGTTCTCGCTGCGCATGCAGAAGGCGACCGGCCAGCTCGCCAAGACCCACGACGCCCGTCGGGTACGCCGCGAGATCGCTCGCGTCAACGCCCTCCTCGGCGCCAAGCAGTAA
- the rplP gene encoding 50S ribosomal protein L16, with translation MLQPKRTKYRKMHKGRNDGLSWSANAVSFGEFGLKATQTGQLTARQIEAARRAISRYVKRGGKMWIRVFPDKPISKKPIEVRMGSGKGNVEYWVAQIQPGRMIYEIEGVDEVTAREAFRLAAAKLSVTTTFVTRTVR, from the coding sequence ATGCTGCAACCCAAGCGAACCAAATACCGCAAGATGCACAAGGGCCGCAACGACGGCCTGTCCTGGAGCGCGAACGCAGTCAGCTTCGGCGAGTTCGGCCTGAAGGCCACTCAGACCGGCCAGCTGACCGCCCGCCAGATCGAGGCCGCGCGTCGTGCCATCAGCCGCTACGTCAAGCGCGGCGGCAAGATGTGGATCCGCGTGTTCCCCGACAAGCCGATCTCGAAGAAGCCGATCGAAGTCCGCATGGGCTCGGGCAAGGGCAACGTCGAGTACTGGGTGGCCCAGATCCAGCCCGGCCGCATGATCTACGAGATCGAGGGCGTCGATGAAGTGACGGCACGCGAGGCGTTCCGCCTGGCGGCCGCCAAGCTCTCGGTCACCACCACTTTCGTGACCCGGACGGTGCGCTGA
- the rpsC gene encoding 30S ribosomal protein S3 — translation MGHKVHPTGIRLGISKDWNSKWYAGKKEYAGYLASDLKVREMLRKKLAAAGISKILIERPSKSARVTIHTARPGVVIGKRGEDIEKLRKEVSDMMGVPAHINVTEVRKPELDAQLVAESIAQQLERRIMFRRAMKRAVGNAMRLGALGIKVNVAGRLNGAEIARSEWYREGRVPLHTLRADVDYGFAEAKTTYGIIGIKTWIYKGEIFDFAQVGQEKQDDSPRGERGDRGDRERPRGPRREREARD, via the coding sequence ATGGGTCACAAAGTTCACCCCACCGGCATCCGCCTGGGCATCTCCAAGGACTGGAATTCCAAGTGGTACGCCGGCAAGAAGGAATACGCCGGGTACCTGGCGTCGGACCTGAAGGTCCGCGAGATGCTCCGCAAGAAGCTGGCCGCCGCCGGGATCAGCAAGATCCTGATCGAGCGTCCCTCGAAGTCGGCCCGCGTGACGATCCACACCGCCCGCCCGGGCGTGGTGATCGGCAAGCGCGGCGAGGACATCGAGAAGCTGCGCAAGGAAGTCAGCGACATGATGGGCGTCCCGGCGCACATCAACGTCACCGAGGTCCGCAAGCCTGAGCTCGACGCGCAGCTGGTCGCCGAGTCGATCGCGCAGCAGCTCGAGCGCCGCATCATGTTCCGCCGCGCGATGAAGCGCGCCGTCGGCAACGCGATGCGCCTGGGCGCGCTCGGCATCAAGGTCAACGTGGCCGGTCGCCTGAACGGCGCCGAGATCGCGCGTTCGGAGTGGTACCGCGAAGGTCGCGTGCCGCTTCACACGCTGCGCGCCGACGTCGACTACGGCTTCGCCGAGGCCAAGACGACCTACGGAATCATTGGAATCAAGACCTGGATCTACAAGGGCGAGATCTTCGACTTCGCCCAGGTCGGCCAGGAAAAGCAGGACGATTCTCCGCGCGGCGAGCGTGGTGATCGTGGCGACCGCGAGCGCCCGCGTGGCCCGCGTCGCGAACGCGAGGCGAGGGACTAA
- the rplV gene encoding 50S ribosomal protein L22 encodes MEAKAILRTVRISPQKARLVADQVRGLSASRALDLLKFSDKKAAHLIYKVVYSATSNAENNLGADVDELKVKAIMVDEGPTLKRFMARAKGRGTRILKRTSHITVVVGEGK; translated from the coding sequence ATGGAAGCGAAGGCAATCCTGCGCACCGTGCGCATCTCCCCGCAGAAGGCACGCCTGGTCGCCGACCAGGTCCGTGGCCTCTCGGCCTCGCGCGCCCTCGACTTGCTGAAGTTCAGCGACAAGAAGGCCGCCCACCTGATCTACAAGGTCGTGTATTCGGCCACCTCCAACGCCGAGAACAACCTCGGCGCGGACGTCGACGAGCTGAAGGTCAAGGCGATCATGGTCGACGAAGGCCCGACGCTGAAGCGCTTCATGGCGCGGGCGAAGGGTCGCGGCACGCGCATCCTCAAGCGCACCAGCCACATCACCGTCGTTGTCGGCGAGGGGAAGTAA
- the rpsS gene encoding 30S ribosomal protein S19: protein MARSLKKGPFVDHHLVKKVEAAGNTKKPIKTWSRRSMVLPEMVGFTIAVHNGRNHVPVLVNENMVGHKLGEFALTRTFKGHGGDKKSR from the coding sequence ATGGCACGTTCACTCAAGAAGGGCCCGTTCGTCGACCACCACCTCGTCAAGAAGGTGGAAGCGGCGGGCAACACCAAGAAGCCGATCAAGACCTGGTCGCGCCGTTCGATGGTGCTCCCGGAGATGGTGGGTTTCACCATCGCGGTGCACAACGGTCGCAACCACGTCCCGGTGCTGGTCAACGAGAACATGGTTGGCCACAAGCTCGGCGAGTTCGCCCTGACCAGGACCTTCAAGGGTCATGGCGGCGACAAGAAGTCGCGTTAA
- the rplB gene encoding 50S ribosomal protein L2, whose protein sequence is MPLMNFKPTSAGRRSAVRVVTPELHKGAPYAPLVEKQSKTGGRNHHGRITTRHIGGGHKQHYRIIDFKRDKEGIPARVERIEYDPNRTAHIALLVYIDGERRYIIAPKGLKTGDQVIAGNDAPIRAGNTLPLRNIPVGSTVHCIEMKPGKGAQIARAAGAGVQLVAREGVYATLRLRSGEMRRVPAECRATIGEVGNSEHNLEKLGKAGAKRWRGIKPTVRGAAMNPVDHPHGGGEAKAGQGNPHPVTPWGVPTKGYKTRHNKRTQQFIVRDRRS, encoded by the coding sequence ATGCCATTGATGAATTTCAAGCCCACCTCCGCCGGCCGCCGCAGTGCAGTCCGCGTGGTCACGCCCGAGCTGCACAAGGGTGCGCCCTACGCGCCGCTGGTCGAGAAGCAGAGCAAGACCGGTGGCCGCAACCACCACGGCCGCATCACCACCCGTCACATCGGTGGTGGCCACAAGCAGCATTACCGCATCATCGACTTCAAGCGCGACAAGGAAGGCATCCCGGCGCGCGTGGAGCGGATCGAGTACGACCCCAACCGCACCGCGCACATCGCGCTGCTGGTCTACATCGACGGTGAGCGCCGCTACATCATCGCCCCCAAGGGCCTGAAGACGGGCGACCAGGTGATCGCGGGCAACGACGCCCCGATCCGCGCCGGCAACACCCTGCCGCTGCGCAACATCCCGGTCGGCTCCACCGTGCACTGCATCGAGATGAAGCCGGGCAAGGGCGCGCAGATCGCCCGTGCCGCCGGTGCCGGCGTGCAGCTGGTGGCGCGCGAGGGCGTGTACGCCACGCTCCGCCTGCGTTCGGGCGAGATGCGCCGCGTTCCGGCCGAGTGCCGCGCGACCATCGGCGAAGTGGGCAACTCCGAGCACAACCTGGAGAAGCTGGGCAAGGCGGGCGCCAAGCGCTGGCGCGGCATCAAGCCGACCGTCCGCGGCGCGGCCATGAACCCGGTCGACCATCCGCACGGCGGTGGTGAGGCCAAGGCCGGCCAGGGCAACCCGCACCCGGTCACCCCGTGGGGCGTGCCGACCAAGGGTTACAAGACCCGCCACAACAAGCGGACGCAGCAGTTCATCGTGCGCGACCGCAGGAGCTAA
- the rplW gene encoding 50S ribosomal protein L23: MINDAKLYALIRAPRVSEKTARLQEVSNQYAFEVATDATKADIKIAVEKLFDVKVEAVNVLNVKGKQKAFRNRNGRRGDWRKAYVTLAEGQSIDVMNAKA, encoded by the coding sequence ATGATCAACGACGCCAAGCTTTATGCACTGATCCGTGCGCCGCGCGTGTCCGAGAAGACCGCGCGCCTGCAGGAAGTGTCCAACCAGTACGCGTTCGAAGTGGCGACCGATGCCACCAAGGCCGACATCAAGATCGCGGTCGAGAAGCTGTTCGACGTCAAGGTCGAAGCGGTCAACGTGCTGAACGTGAAGGGCAAGCAGAAGGCCTTCCGCAACCGCAACGGCCGTCGCGGCGACTGGCGCAAGGCGTATGTGACGCTTGCCGAAGGCCAGTCGATCGACGTCATGAACGCCAAGGCCTGA
- the rplD gene encoding 50S ribosomal protein L4, translating to MELSITGSSNKMSVSDVVFGREFNRDLVHQVVVAYRNAGRAGTKAQKTRSEVNGTTKKSKKQKGGGARHGALTAPIFVGGGVTFAAKPRSFEQKVNRKMYRAAMMAILSELVRQGRLQVVETFDVEGTKTSALVEKLKGFDLGRRPLIVTEDASEHLYLSARNLPYVEIRDVQGLDPVSLVGADSVLVTADAMKKIEEWLA from the coding sequence ATGGAACTCTCTATTACGGGTAGCAGCAACAAGATGTCGGTCTCCGACGTGGTGTTCGGTCGCGAGTTCAACCGTGACCTGGTCCACCAGGTCGTGGTCGCGTACCGCAATGCGGGTCGTGCCGGCACCAAGGCGCAGAAGACGCGCTCCGAAGTCAACGGCACGACCAAGAAGTCGAAGAAGCAGAAGGGCGGCGGCGCGCGTCATGGCGCACTGACGGCCCCGATCTTCGTCGGCGGCGGCGTGACCTTCGCGGCCAAGCCGCGCAGCTTCGAGCAGAAGGTCAACCGCAAGATGTACCGCGCGGCGATGATGGCGATCCTCTCCGAGCTGGTCCGCCAGGGCCGACTGCAGGTCGTCGAGACCTTCGACGTCGAGGGTACGAAGACGAGCGCGCTGGTCGAGAAGCTCAAGGGCTTCGACCTGGGCCGCCGTCCGCTGATCGTGACCGAGGACGCCTCGGAGCACCTGTACCTGTCCGCGCGCAACCTGCCCTACGTCGAGATCCGCGACGTGCAGGGCCTGGACCCGGTCTCGCTGGTCGGTGCCGACAGCGTGCTGGTCACGGCCGACGCCATGAAGAAGATCGAGGAGTGGCTGGCATGA
- the rplC gene encoding 50S ribosomal protein L3, translating into MTAKKYSLGIVGRKAGMSRVFTEDGQSIPVTLIEATPNRITQVKTSATDGYSAVQVTVGSKRAVLVNKPEAGHLAKAKVEAGRGLWELRVADDKIGDFEVGGEIKADIFEVGQMVDVQGVTKGKGFQGTIKRWNFSMGDATHGNSLSHRSPGSIGQRQTPGRVFPGKKMAGHMGAVRQSTQNLEVVRVDAERGLIAVKGAVPGAPGGDVIVRPASKG; encoded by the coding sequence ATGACTGCGAAGAAGTATTCGCTGGGAATCGTCGGTCGCAAGGCCGGCATGAGCCGGGTGTTCACCGAGGACGGCCAGTCCATCCCGGTGACCCTGATCGAAGCCACCCCGAACCGCATCACCCAGGTGAAGACCAGCGCGACCGACGGCTACAGCGCCGTGCAGGTCACCGTCGGCAGCAAGCGCGCCGTGCTGGTGAACAAGCCCGAAGCCGGCCACCTGGCCAAGGCCAAGGTCGAGGCCGGTCGTGGCCTCTGGGAGCTGCGCGTGGCCGACGACAAGATCGGCGACTTCGAAGTGGGCGGCGAGATCAAGGCCGACATCTTCGAGGTTGGCCAGATGGTCGACGTCCAGGGCGTGACCAAGGGCAAGGGCTTCCAGGGCACGATCAAGCGCTGGAACTTCAGCATGGGCGACGCGACGCACGGCAACTCGTTGTCGCACCGCTCGCCGGGCTCGATCGGCCAGCGCCAGACTCCGGGCCGCGTGTTCCCGGGCAAGAAGATGGCAGGCCACATGGGTGCCGTCCGTCAGAGCACGCAGAACCTCGAGGTGGTCCGGGTCGACGCCGAGCGCGGCCTGATCGCCGTGAAGGGTGCGGTTCCGGGCGCGCCGGGCGGAGACGTGATCGTGCGTCCCGCGAGCAAAGGATAA